In Rosa chinensis cultivar Old Blush chromosome 1, RchiOBHm-V2, whole genome shotgun sequence, a genomic segment contains:
- the LOC112181995 gene encoding probable E3 ubiquitin-protein ligase RHB1A isoform X2: MGGCCCSSRKAHLHGAPVYFYCSPALEEEESLTSHDVAASAITAGILVNLDLETSIPDTYRSPPTPLPYDMVFGCPQSTDSDSVRETNSCSSFETSPTCGDLEESDCKVQESSLPISPKKLELSKSNKVNVLAEEDEDVCPICLEEYETENPDFTTKCEHHYHLSCILEWIERSDACPICDQELVLDHTYSL; this comes from the exons ATGGGAGGTTGCTGCTGTTCTTCCAGAAAAGCTCATCTCCATGGAGCACCTGTGTATTTCTAT TGTTCACCAGCTTTGGAAGAGGAAGAGTCCTTAACATCCCATGATGTTGCAGCCTCTGCAATAACTGCAGGAATCCTAGTTAATTTGGATCTGGAAACATCAATACCAGACACTTACAGATCCCCTCCTACACCCCTGCCATATGATATGGTCTTCGGATGTCCACAATCAACAGATTCTGATTCTGTCAGAGAAACAAATAGTTGCAGTAGTTTTGAAACTTCACCTACATGTGGAGATCTTGAGGAATCAGACTGCAAAGTTCAAGAAAGTTCTTTGCCGATCTCACCAAAGAAGTTAGAACTTTCAAAATCCAATAAAGTAAATGTTTTAGCAGAAGAAGATGAGGATGTTTGTCCAATTTGTCTTGAAG AGTATGAAACAGAGAATCCAGATTTCACCACAAAATGCGAACACCACTATCACCTCTCCTGCATTCTTGAGTGGATAGAAAGAAGTGATGCCTGTCCTATATGTGATCAG GAACTGGTATTAGACCATACCTATAGTTTGTAG
- the LOC112181995 gene encoding probable E3 ubiquitin-protein ligase RHB1A isoform X1, with amino-acid sequence MGGCCCSSRKAHLHGAPVYFYCSPALEEEESLTSHDVAASAITAGILVNLDLETSIPDTYRSPPTPLPYDMVFGCPQSTDSDSVRETNSCSSFETSPTCGDLEESDCKVQESSLPISPKKLELSKSNKVNVLAEEDEDVCPICLEEYETENPDFTTKCEHHYHLSCILEWIERSDACPICDQEVVSPEKQKEKKPKKKKGTGIRPYL; translated from the exons ATGGGAGGTTGCTGCTGTTCTTCCAGAAAAGCTCATCTCCATGGAGCACCTGTGTATTTCTAT TGTTCACCAGCTTTGGAAGAGGAAGAGTCCTTAACATCCCATGATGTTGCAGCCTCTGCAATAACTGCAGGAATCCTAGTTAATTTGGATCTGGAAACATCAATACCAGACACTTACAGATCCCCTCCTACACCCCTGCCATATGATATGGTCTTCGGATGTCCACAATCAACAGATTCTGATTCTGTCAGAGAAACAAATAGTTGCAGTAGTTTTGAAACTTCACCTACATGTGGAGATCTTGAGGAATCAGACTGCAAAGTTCAAGAAAGTTCTTTGCCGATCTCACCAAAGAAGTTAGAACTTTCAAAATCCAATAAAGTAAATGTTTTAGCAGAAGAAGATGAGGATGTTTGTCCAATTTGTCTTGAAG AGTATGAAACAGAGAATCCAGATTTCACCACAAAATGCGAACACCACTATCACCTCTCCTGCATTCTTGAGTGGATAGAAAGAAGTGATGCCTGTCCTATATGTGATCAG GAAGTTGTTTCACCAGaaaaacagaaggaaaaaaaaccaaaaaagaaaaaag GAACTGGTATTAGACCATACCTATAG